A window of the Ardenticatenales bacterium genome harbors these coding sequences:
- a CDS encoding SBBP repeat-containing protein, with the protein MTTRFWRAALVGLLIMGVGIWGWWGWRQAAAAPTNAAGGASPILFVQNVGQFPSAVRFRADAGNHTLWFTHDAIYVDARRFPLAATHITPFAPRDTVVSYYQGGRQFVNVPVWGGLRFAGVQPGLDLEMSGAGGQLRRQWLRRGQPVTLAAAQDPLAAWPLATAVTHAPADWPFSFSSYLGGIYADEGDGIGVDSDGNVYVGGTTTSQPFPGVGPAAPDHGVDVYVAKFLPDGSDLDYVIHFNPPSSAPDYGYGFTVDDMGNAYLAGSTDSPDFPVTPGAHDTTYGGGSDGFLIKVDASGQVVYATFLGGTDFDLANGVAVDANGRAYVVGSTWSSDFITNIIGPADNRSPFVARISADGSSLERGFVVGGSGIDEATAVAVDDSGFVYFSGWTNSQDMPTTAGSFSPTPFGGWDVYVFELNLNAGTVVYGTYLGGSDEDRGAGLALNAGGNVFVTGMTRSSDFPTSAGAYDRTFGGGDCGLPCPDAFVARLNATGSALVYGTFLGGLGSDQGAEIVLDGQNRALVTGKTQAADFPVAGNGFDNALDGMQDAFLARLDAAGQSLLYGTYLGGGNVDEGLAVALDGADMVYLTGQTDSDDFPTTAGAYDETHNSIETDAFVLKMTLGAAPTPTPTPTETATATPSATPTATATPAPTNTATPGPSPTPSRTPTATATPTVTATPTVTQTPMPSATPTATPEVENWDVYMPALFHLGNP; encoded by the coding sequence ATGACAACACGATTTTGGCGCGCGGCCCTCGTTGGGTTGCTGATTATGGGCGTAGGCATTTGGGGCTGGTGGGGATGGCGGCAGGCCGCCGCCGCGCCCACCAACGCGGCAGGGGGCGCGTCCCCTATCCTGTTTGTGCAAAATGTGGGTCAATTTCCGTCCGCCGTCCGCTTCCGCGCCGATGCCGGCAATCACACCCTCTGGTTCACCCACGATGCCATCTACGTAGACGCCCGGCGGTTCCCATTGGCGGCGACGCACATCACCCCGTTTGCCCCGCGCGACACGGTCGTTTCCTACTATCAAGGGGGGCGGCAGTTCGTGAATGTGCCCGTGTGGGGCGGGCTGCGTTTTGCCGGCGTGCAGCCGGGGCTGGACCTGGAAATGAGCGGCGCGGGTGGTCAGTTGCGCCGCCAATGGCTGCGCCGGGGGCAACCCGTGACGCTGGCGGCGGCGCAAGACCCGCTGGCGGCGTGGCCTCTGGCAACTGCGGTGACGCACGCGCCGGCGGATTGGCCTTTTAGTTTTAGCAGCTACCTGGGCGGGATTTACGCGGATGAGGGAGATGGCATTGGCGTGGATAGCGACGGCAACGTGTACGTGGGCGGCACAACCACGTCGCAGCCGTTCCCCGGCGTGGGACCCGCCGCGCCCGACCACGGCGTTGACGTGTATGTGGCGAAGTTCCTGCCCGATGGCAGTGATCTGGATTACGTCATCCATTTCAATCCGCCCAGCAGCGCGCCTGATTATGGTTACGGTTTTACGGTGGATGACATGGGCAATGCTTACCTGGCAGGAAGCACGGACTCACCTGATTTCCCGGTTACGCCTGGCGCTCATGACACCACGTACGGTGGAGGGAGTGATGGCTTCCTCATCAAAGTGGATGCAAGTGGGCAGGTTGTTTATGCGACTTTTCTTGGCGGAACAGATTTCGATCTGGCTAATGGCGTGGCGGTGGATGCAAACGGCAGGGCGTATGTTGTTGGCAGCACATGGTCCTCTGATTTTATTACGAACATCATTGGCCCTGCCGACAATCGCAGTCCATTCGTTGCTCGCATAAGCGCGGACGGCTCCAGTCTGGAGCGAGGGTTCGTTGTTGGGGGCAGTGGCATTGACGAGGCGACGGCAGTGGCCGTGGATGATTCGGGTTTCGTCTACTTTTCCGGTTGGACGAATTCGCAGGATATGCCGACCACTGCTGGTTCTTTCTCACCTACACCTTTTGGCGGTTGGGATGTCTATGTCTTTGAGTTAAATCTAAATGCCGGCACGGTGGTTTATGGCACATATTTGGGCGGTAGTGATGAAGACCGAGGGGCGGGGCTGGCCCTCAATGCCGGCGGCAACGTGTTTGTAACCGGGATGACCCGCTCGAGTGACTTCCCCACCAGTGCGGGGGCCTATGATCGAACGTTTGGCGGTGGAGATTGTGGCCTACCCTGCCCGGATGCCTTCGTCGCCCGCCTGAATGCGACGGGGTCGGCGCTGGTGTACGGCACGTTTTTGGGTGGATTGGGCAGCGACCAGGGGGCGGAGATCGTTTTGGACGGCCAGAACCGCGCCCTGGTGACGGGCAAAACGCAGGCGGCGGATTTTCCCGTGGCGGGAAATGGCTTTGATAATGCCCTGGACGGGATGCAGGACGCTTTTCTGGCGCGGTTGGACGCGGCGGGGCAGTCGCTGCTTTACGGCACGTACCTGGGAGGCGGCAACGTGGATGAAGGGTTGGCCGTGGCGCTGGATGGCGCGGACATGGTTTACCTGACGGGGCAGACGGATTCGGACGATTTTCCGACGACGGCGGGCGCGTATGATGAGACGCACAACAGCATTGAGACGGATGCGTTTGTGTTGAAGATGACGCTGGGGGCGGCGCCGACGCCAACACCCACACCGACAGAGACGGCCACAGCCACACCCAGCGCCACGCCAACGGCCACGGCGACGCCTGCGCCCACAAATACGGCGACGCCCGGCCCCTCTCCCACGCCTTCGCGGACGCCGACGGCGACGGCCACGCCAACGGTCACGGCGACGCCGACGGTCACGCAGACGCCGATGCCGTCAGCGACGCCCACAGCGACGCCGGAAGTGGAGAATTGGGATGTGTATATGCCGGCACTTTTCCACCTCGGCAACCCATAG
- a CDS encoding phosphotransferase family protein yields the protein MRQNEQDTMPMRPDERLDEARLAAYLRGRLPGSDEPLAVRQFGGGKANLTYLLDYGARQYVLRRPPLGPVAPSAHDMEREYRVLSVLHQAFPLAPRAFLFCDDVAVAGAPFFVMERREGVVVRTQMPAIYAARTDAARRMSETLVDVLVALQAVDYGALGLAGLGRPDGFVARQVDGWYRRWQRAKVAETPAMESVYTWLRTHIPPSPAPTLVHNDFKLDNVMLAADDPGRAVAVFDWDMCTLGDPLCDLGALLAYWTEPDDPPYLRMVAASIMPPGEAGFLRRAELVRRYAAVSGRDVSHIRFYHALGVFRVAVILAQIYVRFVRGQTQDSRFAGMGQLIPLLAEAAEMICDGRL from the coding sequence ATGCGCCAGAACGAGCAAGACACCATGCCCATGCGCCCCGACGAACGGCTGGATGAAGCGCGGCTGGCGGCCTACTTGCGCGGGCGCCTGCCGGGCAGCGACGAACCGTTGGCGGTGCGCCAATTCGGCGGCGGCAAGGCCAATTTGACCTACTTGTTGGATTATGGCGCGCGGCAATACGTGTTGCGCCGCCCGCCGCTGGGGCCGGTCGCGCCCTCGGCGCACGACATGGAGCGGGAGTACCGCGTCCTTTCCGTGCTGCATCAGGCGTTCCCCCTGGCCCCCCGCGCTTTTCTGTTTTGCGACGATGTGGCCGTGGCCGGCGCGCCCTTTTTCGTGATGGAGCGGCGCGAGGGCGTGGTCGTGCGCACGCAGATGCCCGCTATCTACGCGGCACGGACGGACGCGGCGCGCCGCATGAGTGAGACGCTCGTGGACGTGCTGGTGGCGCTGCAAGCGGTGGATTATGGCGCGTTGGGGCTGGCGGGGTTGGGGCGGCCCGATGGCTTTGTGGCGCGGCAAGTGGATGGTTGGTATCGGCGCTGGCAGCGGGCCAAAGTGGCGGAGACGCCGGCCATGGAATCGGTGTATACGTGGCTGCGAACGCACATTCCCCCCTCTCCCGCGCCGACGCTGGTGCATAATGATTTCAAACTGGATAATGTGATGTTGGCAGCGGATGATCCGGGTCGGGCGGTGGCGGTGTTTGACTGGGATATGTGTACGTTGGGCGATCCGTTGTGCGATTTGGGGGCGCTGCTGGCGTATTGGACGGAGCCGGACGACCCGCCCTATCTGCGGATGGTGGCGGCCAGCATTATGCCGCCGGGTGAGGCCGGTTTTTTGCGGCGGGCGGAGTTGGTGCGGCGTTATGCGGCCGTCAGCGGGCGGGACGTGTCGCACATTCGCTTTTATCACGCGCTGGGCGTGTTCCGCGTGGCGGTGATTCTGGCGCAAATTTATGTGCGTTTTGTGCGCGGACAGACTCAGGATAGCCGTTTTGCCGGCATGGGCCAACTCATCCCCCTCCTCGCCGAAGCAGCGGAGATGATTTGCGACGGTCGCCTGTAG
- a CDS encoding acyl-CoA dehydrogenase family protein, whose product MLPEQLDQIVQTVRAFIREEVMPLEPAFLNGSFAALLPTLQEKRRQVKALGLWTPQVPQAYGGMGLTLPEFARVSEELGRSPLGHYLFNCQAPDSGNMEVLIEHGTPEQQARYLHPLVAGEIRSCFSMTEPDAPGSNPTWLETTAVKEGDDYVINGRKWFTSSAEGAAFAIVMAVTNPEAESRHQRASQIIVPTDTPGFRLVRNISVMGTPGADHASHAEISYEDCRVPQSNRLGAEGHGFAIAQERLGPGRIHHCMRWIGICERAFALMCRHSLTRQVAPGRYLGEQQTVQNWIAESRAEINAARLMVLDAAEKIHRHGAYAARIDISLIKFFVANTLQRVLDRAIQAHGALGVTDDTPLAFWYAHERAARIYDGPDEVHKMSVARHILRAMRDEA is encoded by the coding sequence ATGCTACCGGAACAACTAGATCAAATCGTTCAGACCGTCCGCGCCTTCATCCGCGAGGAGGTGATGCCGCTGGAGCCGGCCTTTCTCAACGGCTCATTTGCCGCTTTGCTGCCCACGCTGCAAGAAAAGCGGCGGCAGGTGAAAGCATTGGGGCTGTGGACCCCGCAAGTGCCGCAGGCCTACGGCGGCATGGGGCTGACGCTGCCCGAATTCGCCCGCGTCAGCGAGGAACTGGGGCGCAGTCCCCTGGGTCATTATCTGTTTAACTGCCAGGCTCCCGATTCCGGCAACATGGAGGTGTTGATTGAGCATGGCACGCCGGAGCAGCAGGCGCGCTACTTGCACCCGCTGGTGGCCGGGGAGATTCGCAGTTGCTTCTCCATGACGGAACCGGACGCGCCTGGCTCCAATCCCACCTGGCTGGAGACCACGGCGGTCAAAGAGGGCGACGACTACGTGATTAACGGGCGCAAATGGTTCACGTCGTCGGCGGAGGGCGCGGCCTTCGCCATCGTCATGGCCGTCACCAACCCGGAGGCGGAGAGCCGTCACCAGCGCGCCAGCCAGATCATCGTGCCCACGGACACGCCTGGCTTCCGCCTGGTGCGCAATATCTCCGTGATGGGGACGCCGGGGGCGGACCATGCCAGCCACGCGGAGATCAGCTATGAGGATTGCCGCGTGCCGCAAAGCAACCGACTGGGGGCGGAGGGGCATGGTTTTGCCATTGCGCAGGAGCGGTTGGGACCGGGGCGCATCCATCATTGTATGCGCTGGATTGGTATTTGCGAGCGGGCGTTTGCGTTGATGTGCCGGCATTCTCTCACACGGCAAGTCGCTCCGGGACGCTATCTGGGCGAACAACAAACGGTACAAAACTGGATCGCCGAAAGCCGGGCGGAGATCAACGCCGCCCGCCTCATGGTCCTCGACGCCGCCGAAAAAATCCACCGCCACGGCGCCTACGCCGCCCGTATCGACATCTCCCTGATCAAGTTCTTCGTCGCCAACACCTTGCAGCGCGTGCTGGACCGCGCCATCCAGGCGCACGGCGCATTGGGCGTCACCGACGATACGCCGCTGGCCTTCTGGTACGCGCACGAACGAGCTGCCCGCATCTACGATGGGCCGGACGAGGTGCATAAAATGAGCGTAGCCCGCCACATTTTGCGCGCCATGCGCGACGAGGCATAA
- a CDS encoding NAD-dependent deacylase, producing MKFPDSLLTTLRAARHVAVLTGAGISAESGIPTFREAQTGLWAQYDPQELATPQAFRRDPRLVWEWYTWRRGLVLAAEPNAGHRALAALAAVTPRLTLITQNIDNLHQRAGSPAVIELHGNITRTICFENRHPVTDWAETNAPPPRCPVCGSLLRPDVVWFGESLPAFNISQAMHAAKTCDIFFSIGTSALVYPAAALPLAAAENGHFLVEVNPQQTPLTPYASLWLDGPAGEIMPALLRAAWPDHQTGDENAPFGNGA from the coding sequence ATGAAGTTTCCGGATTCGCTTTTGACAACGCTGCGGGCAGCGCGGCATGTGGCGGTGCTGACGGGGGCGGGCATTTCGGCGGAGTCGGGCATTCCTACGTTCCGCGAGGCGCAAACAGGGCTGTGGGCGCAGTATGACCCGCAGGAACTGGCGACGCCGCAAGCTTTCCGGCGCGACCCGCGCCTGGTGTGGGAATGGTATACGTGGCGGCGGGGGCTGGTGCTGGCGGCGGAGCCGAATGCGGGACACCGGGCGCTGGCGGCGCTGGCGGCCGTGACGCCACGGCTGACGCTGATCACGCAGAATATCGATAACTTGCACCAGCGCGCGGGGAGTCCGGCGGTGATTGAGTTGCATGGGAATATCACGCGCACGATTTGTTTTGAGAACCGCCATCCGGTGACGGATTGGGCGGAGACGAATGCTCCGCCGCCGCGCTGCCCGGTTTGTGGCAGTTTGCTGCGCCCGGATGTGGTGTGGTTTGGCGAGTCGCTGCCGGCATTTAACATCTCCCAGGCCATGCACGCCGCCAAAACGTGCGACATCTTCTTCTCCATTGGCACATCGGCGCTGGTTTACCCCGCCGCCGCGCTGCCGCTGGCCGCCGCCGAGAACGGTCACTTCCTGGTAGAAGTCAATCCGCAACAGACCCCCCTGACGCCGTATGCTTCTTTGTGGTTGGATGGCCCCGCGGGAGAGATAATGCCGGCACTCCTGCGCGCCGCCTGGCCAGATCATCAAACCGGCGATGAAAACGCGCCTTTTGGGAACGGCGCATAG
- a CDS encoding sortase produces MTPTRKKTHSPPPRIPLGAALVIIGLMMALTAILLWALAPVDLPQRLALAIVPAYATPVTLPTPMPLATTALEAEAWRGGVFLPETPARGELPSLAAADLAPRLVARAALPNQPTRLSIPRIGLDAPVAAIGVTTVRAGGQTYLQWNVPNAPVVGWHDTSAVLGAGGNTVLNGHHNIYGEVFRHLADLEAGDEIVAYAGETVYRFVVSETLRLPERGETTATRLENARWIEPTADERLTLITCWPYTGNSHRLVVVARPAAETP; encoded by the coding sequence ATGACACCGACGCGGAAAAAGACCCATTCCCCCCCCCCACGCATTCCCCTGGGCGCGGCCCTGGTCATCATCGGGTTGATGATGGCGCTGACGGCCATCCTGCTGTGGGCGCTGGCGCCGGTCGATTTGCCACAACGATTGGCGCTGGCCATCGTCCCCGCGTATGCCACCCCCGTCACGCTGCCCACGCCCATGCCCCTGGCGACAACGGCGCTGGAGGCGGAGGCATGGCGCGGCGGCGTTTTCCTGCCGGAGACCCCGGCGCGCGGCGAACTTCCCTCGCTGGCGGCGGCGGACCTGGCTCCCCGGCTGGTGGCGCGCGCGGCGCTGCCCAACCAGCCCACGCGCCTGTCGATCCCACGCATTGGCCTGGATGCGCCGGTGGCGGCGATTGGCGTGACCACGGTGCGGGCAGGCGGGCAGACCTATTTGCAATGGAATGTGCCTAATGCGCCCGTGGTTGGCTGGCACGACACCAGCGCCGTGTTGGGCGCGGGCGGGAATACCGTTCTCAACGGGCATCACAACATTTACGGAGAGGTTTTCCGCCATCTGGCTGACCTGGAGGCGGGGGATGAGATTGTGGCCTATGCCGGGGAGACGGTGTACCGGTTTGTGGTGAGCGAGACGCTGCGGCTGCCGGAGCGCGGGGAAACGACGGCCACGCGCCTGGAGAATGCGCGCTGGATTGAGCCAACGGCGGATGAGCGGTTGACGCTGATTACGTGTTGGCCTTATACGGGCAATTCGCACCGGCTGGTGGTGGTGGCGCGGCCGGCGGCGGAGACGCCTTGA
- a CDS encoding zinc-binding dehydrogenase, whose protein sequence is MKQVWITKAGPPEVLKLQEAPDPVPRTGEVRLRVEASGVNFADILGRMGVYPDAPAIPYVPGYEVAGTIDLLGQGVTGLKEGEKVMALTHFGGYSDVVCVPYRHVFTRLEWMSAADAAALPLNYLTAYLMLVVMGSLRAGSRVLIHGAGGGVGLAALDICRILGAQTYGTASPGKHPFLRERGLTHALDYVSPDYEQALMDLTGGAGVDIVLEPQGGPHWRKNYGLLAPTGRVIYFGISYVAAGKKRSLRQMFNLLRNLPFFTPIKLINENKGVMGFNLVHLWDEVDLLRAAMAQIIDWYDAALFRPHIDRSFRFHEADAAHHFIQDRQNTGKVLLLPQ, encoded by the coding sequence ATGAAACAAGTCTGGATCACCAAAGCCGGTCCCCCAGAAGTGCTAAAGTTGCAAGAAGCGCCCGATCCTGTTCCGCGCACGGGGGAGGTGCGCTTGCGCGTGGAGGCCAGCGGCGTCAACTTCGCGGACATTCTGGGGCGCATGGGGGTTTATCCTGATGCCCCCGCCATTCCCTACGTGCCCGGTTATGAAGTGGCGGGCACGATTGATCTCCTCGGCCAGGGCGTCACCGGATTAAAGGAGGGGGAAAAGGTGATGGCGCTGACCCATTTTGGCGGCTACAGTGACGTGGTTTGCGTGCCCTATCGCCACGTTTTCACACGCCTGGAGTGGATGAGCGCCGCCGATGCCGCCGCGCTGCCCTTGAACTACCTGACGGCTTATTTGATGCTCGTCGTGATGGGATCCCTTCGTGCCGGCAGTCGTGTCCTGATTCATGGCGCGGGCGGCGGCGTGGGATTGGCGGCGCTGGACATTTGCCGCATTCTGGGCGCGCAGACCTATGGCACGGCGTCCCCAGGAAAGCACCCGTTCTTGCGCGAACGCGGCCTGACGCACGCCCTGGATTACGTCAGCCCTGATTATGAGCAGGCGCTGATGGACCTGACCGGCGGAGCGGGGGTGGACATTGTGCTGGAGCCGCAGGGGGGGCCGCACTGGCGCAAGAATTACGGTTTGCTGGCCCCTACCGGGCGCGTGATCTATTTCGGCATCAGTTATGTGGCTGCCGGCAAAAAACGCTCCCTGCGCCAGATGTTCAACCTGCTACGCAACCTTCCCTTCTTCACGCCCATCAAGCTGATCAACGAAAACAAGGGTGTGATGGGCTTCAACCTGGTGCATTTGTGGGACGAAGTGGACCTGCTGCGAGCGGCCATGGCCCAGATCATCGACTGGTACGACGCCGCCCTCTTCCGCCCGCACATCGACCGTTCCTTCCGCTTCCACGAAGCCGACGCCGCCCATCACTTCATTCAGGACAGACAAAACACAGGCAAAGTCCTGCTGCTACCCCAATGA
- a CDS encoding HAD family phosphatase, whose protein sequence is MIKAILFDVGGVLLRTFDQGPRQRWEKRLGLPPGGLEALVLNSERGHMAQRGEVTEEAHWQWVGHTLQLPAADLDQFRRDFWAGDRLDSGLVRDIRRLRRGYRTGIISNAFDGLRHVLHTQYPIADAFDEIVVSAEEGIMKPDARIFERALSRIGCGPQEAVFIDDMAANVAGARAVGLAAVHFTSDVDLLAQLSLLSVVVDDDST, encoded by the coding sequence ATGATAAAAGCCATTCTTTTTGATGTCGGTGGGGTGCTGCTGCGCACGTTTGACCAGGGTCCGCGGCAGCGCTGGGAGAAACGTCTGGGGCTGCCCCCAGGTGGATTGGAAGCGCTCGTCCTGAACAGCGAACGTGGGCACATGGCCCAACGAGGCGAGGTAACGGAAGAAGCGCATTGGCAATGGGTTGGGCACACGCTGCAACTGCCCGCGGCGGACCTGGACCAGTTTCGCCGCGACTTTTGGGCCGGCGACCGGCTGGATAGCGGCCTGGTACGCGATATTCGCCGCCTGCGGCGCGGCTACCGGACAGGCATTATCAGCAATGCTTTTGATGGCCTGCGCCATGTGCTGCATACGCAGTATCCGATTGCCGATGCTTTTGACGAAATCGTGGTGTCCGCCGAGGAGGGAATCATGAAGCCGGATGCGCGTATTTTTGAACGGGCGCTGAGCCGGATAGGATGCGGGCCGCAAGAGGCCGTTTTTATTGACGATATGGCAGCCAACGTGGCCGGCGCGCGGGCTGTGGGCCTGGCTGCCGTTCATTTCACGTCAGATGTGGACTTGCTCGCGCAGTTGAGTCTTCTGAGCGTCGTGGTTGACGACGACAGCACATGA